In a single window of the Streptacidiphilus sp. P02-A3a genome:
- a CDS encoding helix-turn-helix domain-containing protein yields the protein MENDRGLPLEDLPGLGARLRERRLSSRLTLEAAAARVGLSPAHLSRLETAKRQPSLPVLLGLSRAYGVPVETLLLGAEAPGAPSPVVRGSAGPSGPGTADEGLAGGWTYRPAGSPGRAMQALRVHIPARVQDEVVRVHPGEEWLYVLHGRLLLTLDREEYRLEPGDAAHFDSMRPHRLASIDRPGVDLLFLHTLLQSPTADLFPH from the coding sequence ATGGAGAACGATCGCGGCCTCCCGCTGGAGGACCTGCCCGGCCTCGGTGCCCGCCTGCGCGAGCGCCGCCTGAGCAGCCGACTCACCCTGGAGGCAGCCGCCGCCCGGGTGGGCCTGTCGCCCGCGCACCTCTCCCGGCTGGAGACGGCCAAACGCCAGCCGTCACTGCCGGTCCTGCTCGGTCTCTCCCGAGCATACGGCGTCCCGGTGGAGACGCTGCTGCTCGGGGCCGAGGCTCCGGGCGCGCCCTCACCGGTGGTCCGGGGCTCGGCCGGTCCGTCCGGCCCGGGCACCGCCGACGAGGGCCTGGCGGGCGGCTGGACCTACCGCCCGGCCGGGTCCCCCGGGCGGGCCATGCAGGCCCTGCGGGTGCACATCCCGGCCAGGGTGCAGGACGAGGTGGTCCGGGTCCACCCCGGCGAGGAGTGGCTGTACGTGCTGCACGGCCGGCTGCTGCTCACCCTCGACCGCGAGGAGTACCGGCTCGAACCGGGCGACGCGGCGCACTTCGACTCGATGCGCCCGCACCGACTGGCGTCGATCGACCGGCCGGGAGTGGACCTGCTGTTCCTGCACACCCTGCTGCAGAGCCCCACCGCCGACCTGTTCCCGCACTGA
- a CDS encoding methylated-DNA--[protein]-cysteine S-methyltransferase, which translates to MPVSWITVPTPLPSGPVRVGITADGVVCANFGEGTEAPDAVRPGDEPKAALVARRFAEYFAGARRDFDLPLDWRRTAPGPQRTVLSMLTRTVGYGQTVAYGELAVRSGAFEAELAAGQLGQAARNVGSIMGSNPISLLVPCHRVVAAGGIGGFGGGELGLEVKRWLLTLEGVLPPTLDWNGPA; encoded by the coding sequence ATGCCGGTCTCCTGGATCACTGTGCCGACCCCGCTCCCCAGCGGCCCCGTCCGGGTCGGGATCACCGCCGACGGCGTGGTCTGCGCGAACTTCGGCGAGGGCACCGAGGCGCCGGACGCGGTCAGGCCCGGTGACGAGCCGAAGGCGGCGCTGGTGGCGCGGCGCTTCGCCGAGTACTTCGCCGGGGCCCGCCGTGACTTCGACCTGCCGCTGGACTGGCGGCGCACCGCCCCCGGCCCGCAGCGGACGGTACTGTCCATGCTGACCCGCACGGTCGGCTACGGGCAGACCGTGGCGTACGGCGAACTCGCGGTCCGCAGTGGCGCGTTCGAGGCGGAGCTGGCGGCCGGGCAGTTGGGGCAGGCGGCCCGCAACGTCGGTTCGATCATGGGGTCGAACCCGATCTCCCTGCTGGTGCCCTGCCACCGGGTGGTGGCGGCGGGCGGCATCGGCGGCTTCGGCGGCGGGGAGCTGGGCCTGGAGGTGAAGCGCTGGCTGCTCACGCTGGAGGGGGTGCTGCCGCCGACCCTCGACTGGAACGGTCCGGCCTGA
- a CDS encoding MFS transporter: MAQQQAAATADRAPIEEDQGKVKLVFLGVMLGMFLAALDQTIVSTALPTIVGDLGGANHLSWVVTAYLLAATATTPLWGKLGDLFGRKYVFVVCILIFLLGSALCGISQNMLQLIIFRALQGLGGGGLMVLAMAVIADVVPPRDRGRYQGVIGAVFGVSSVVGPLLGGFLVDNLSWHWVFYVNLPIGAVALAVILVALQAKNPETRPKIDYLGTALLAAASTCLVLIASLGGSTWGWNSVEIWGCGIGAVILIALFILVERRVDEPVLPLRLFRNQVFSICSAMGFVVGLCMFGALSYIPLYMQVVNGNSPTTSGLRLLPLMAGVLVTSIGTGQLISRTGKYKIYPIVGTALIAVSLVLLAQVDEKTSSTVMGLYMLVLGLGLGLVMQVLIIAVQNSSDFADLGTATAGVTYFRSIGGAFGASIFGTVLNNRLSAKITTAQANGTLSPRFPVKEVLADPTIVQKAPPADRPLIEPFLHLYAVSLQTVYLVAAGIAVIAFVLSLFLREVPLRTSNRQAEPGEAAGLPTFRSSADEIERMVTKLSSRENIWERYGRCIDRADIDISVPQAYGLFRLHQAGPVTEEEICRRNKIKPDEIRPKLDAMVASGRIQRDADGLITLTPAGEQVVSQLTAARLALLNEKLEGWSPEQHAELLRMLRELADNSMDAPGRVMSL, from the coding sequence ATGGCCCAGCAGCAGGCGGCGGCAACAGCGGACAGGGCACCGATCGAGGAGGACCAGGGCAAGGTCAAGCTGGTCTTCCTCGGCGTGATGCTGGGGATGTTCCTGGCCGCGCTCGACCAGACCATCGTCTCCACCGCGCTGCCGACCATCGTCGGCGACCTCGGCGGCGCCAACCACCTCTCCTGGGTGGTCACCGCCTACCTGCTGGCCGCCACCGCGACCACGCCGCTGTGGGGCAAGCTCGGCGACCTGTTCGGCCGCAAGTACGTGTTCGTGGTCTGCATCCTGATCTTCCTGCTGGGCTCGGCGCTCTGCGGCATCTCGCAGAACATGCTCCAGCTGATCATCTTCCGGGCCCTCCAGGGCCTCGGCGGCGGCGGTCTGATGGTGCTGGCGATGGCCGTGATCGCGGACGTGGTGCCGCCGCGCGACCGGGGCCGCTACCAGGGGGTCATCGGCGCGGTCTTCGGCGTCTCCTCGGTGGTCGGCCCGCTGCTCGGCGGCTTCCTGGTGGACAACCTCAGCTGGCACTGGGTGTTCTACGTCAACCTGCCGATCGGCGCCGTCGCCCTGGCCGTGATCCTGGTCGCGCTGCAGGCCAAGAACCCGGAGACGCGCCCGAAGATCGACTACCTGGGCACCGCCCTGCTGGCCGCCGCCTCCACCTGCCTGGTGCTGATCGCCAGCCTCGGCGGCAGCACCTGGGGCTGGAACTCGGTGGAGATCTGGGGCTGCGGCATCGGCGCGGTCATCCTGATCGCCCTGTTCATCCTGGTCGAGCGGCGGGTGGACGAGCCGGTGCTGCCGCTGCGGCTGTTCCGCAACCAGGTCTTCAGCATCTGCTCGGCGATGGGCTTCGTGGTCGGCCTGTGCATGTTCGGCGCGCTCTCCTACATCCCGCTGTACATGCAGGTGGTCAACGGCAACTCGCCGACCACCTCCGGGCTGCGGCTGCTGCCGCTGATGGCGGGCGTGCTGGTGACCTCCATCGGCACCGGGCAGCTGATCAGCCGGACCGGCAAGTACAAGATCTACCCGATCGTCGGCACCGCGCTGATCGCGGTCTCGCTGGTGCTGCTCGCCCAGGTGGACGAGAAGACCAGCTCCACCGTCATGGGCCTGTACATGCTGGTGCTCGGCCTCGGCCTGGGCCTGGTGATGCAGGTGCTGATCATCGCGGTGCAGAACTCCTCGGACTTCGCCGACCTGGGCACCGCCACCGCCGGGGTCACCTACTTCCGCTCCATCGGCGGCGCGTTCGGCGCCTCCATCTTCGGCACCGTGCTGAACAACCGGCTCAGCGCGAAGATCACCACCGCGCAGGCCAACGGCACCCTCTCGCCCCGGTTCCCGGTGAAGGAGGTGCTGGCCGACCCGACCATCGTGCAGAAGGCCCCGCCCGCGGACCGCCCGCTGATCGAGCCGTTCCTGCACCTGTACGCGGTCTCGCTGCAGACCGTGTACCTGGTGGCCGCCGGGATCGCGGTGATCGCCTTCGTGCTGTCGCTGTTCCTGCGCGAGGTGCCGCTGCGCACCTCCAACCGCCAGGCCGAGCCGGGCGAGGCGGCCGGACTGCCGACCTTCCGCAGCTCGGCGGACGAGATCGAGCGGATGGTCACCAAGCTGTCCAGCCGGGAGAACATCTGGGAGCGCTACGGCCGCTGCATCGACCGGGCCGACATCGACATCAGCGTCCCGCAGGCGTACGGGCTGTTCCGGCTGCACCAGGCGGGGCCGGTCACCGAGGAGGAGATCTGCCGCCGCAACAAGATCAAGCCGGACGAGATCCGCCCCAAGCTGGACGCCATGGTGGCCAGCGGCCGGATCCAGCGCGACGCCGACGGCCTGATCACGCTCACCCCGGCCGGCGAACAGGTGGTGTCCCAGCTGACCGCGGCCCGACTCGCGCTGCTCAACGAGAAGTTGGAGGGCTGGTCGCCGGAGCAGCACGCCGAACTGCTGCGCATGCTGCGGGAACTGGCGGACAACTCGATGGACGCGCCGGGCCGGGTCATGTCCCTGTGA
- a CDS encoding glycosyltransferase family 39 protein, whose protein sequence is MDVTPSTEPWTGVAPAPTAAPEPGRRAGRLSLWPGLLALGLCLYRIGRPQLWRDEFASASAASRSFGQLFGLLDHVDASTGCYYLLLHVWTTLFGSSPAALRTPSALAMAGAAVLVTQIGARLYGRAAGLAGGLVFAVIPAVSRYGQEARAYALALFAVALATFLLLRVLERPSRGRWVGYAAAVVLVCVLHVVALSCLVGHVVAVWLHWRRHHDRRVPRWFAGSALAALALVSPLLLLAHSQVNNQLTWLARPNLARPQHVALDLWIDLYASRVGALIAALLVLLGVLLPLRLRRRRAATLFLVASGVLPVLAVILVSELGTSYFLGRYLLFTDIAWSVLAGAGLVGAVSAVAAKVRLPQGGGRFTVPVAAVAAVALGLLAVWPNQTGVRAYGSHEWTHYPSGANPGYFAYQGAADLLAKRARPGEGVVYLGYNPIMLNLGVPYYLGSRVALDQVFVARTPAQDESYYPDFCPSQAACLAKAPDRIWVVELAGDSGEPAAERAQKKLLHKRYRVSTEYHLALVNVSLLVRRA, encoded by the coding sequence GTGGATGTGACCCCCTCGACCGAGCCCTGGACCGGCGTCGCCCCGGCCCCGACCGCTGCTCCCGAGCCCGGGAGGCGCGCGGGCCGGCTCAGCCTGTGGCCCGGTCTGCTGGCCCTCGGGCTGTGCCTCTACCGGATCGGCCGCCCGCAGCTGTGGCGCGACGAGTTCGCCAGCGCCAGCGCCGCCTCGCGCAGTTTCGGCCAACTGTTCGGGCTGCTCGACCACGTCGATGCCTCGACCGGCTGCTACTACCTGCTGCTGCACGTCTGGACCACCCTCTTCGGCAGTTCCCCCGCCGCGCTGCGCACCCCCTCGGCCCTGGCCATGGCCGGAGCGGCGGTGCTGGTCACCCAGATCGGGGCCCGGCTCTACGGCCGCGCCGCCGGACTGGCCGGTGGCCTGGTGTTCGCGGTGATCCCGGCCGTCTCCCGGTACGGGCAGGAGGCGCGCGCCTACGCGCTGGCGCTGTTCGCGGTGGCGCTGGCCACCTTCCTGCTGCTGCGCGTACTGGAGCGCCCGAGCCGGGGCCGCTGGGTCGGCTACGCCGCCGCCGTCGTCCTGGTCTGCGTGCTGCACGTGGTCGCGCTCAGCTGCCTGGTCGGGCACGTGGTCGCGGTCTGGCTGCACTGGCGCAGGCACCACGACCGCCGGGTGCCGCGCTGGTTCGCGGGCTCGGCGCTGGCCGCGCTGGCGCTGGTCTCGCCGCTGCTGCTGCTCGCCCACTCGCAGGTGAACAACCAGCTGACCTGGCTGGCCCGGCCCAACCTGGCCCGGCCGCAGCACGTCGCGCTGGACCTGTGGATCGACCTGTACGCCTCCCGGGTCGGCGCGCTGATCGCCGCCCTGCTGGTACTGCTCGGCGTGCTGCTGCCGCTGCGGCTCCGACGGCGGCGGGCGGCCACCCTGTTCCTGGTCGCCAGCGGGGTGCTGCCGGTGCTCGCGGTGATCCTGGTGTCGGAACTGGGGACCTCCTACTTCCTCGGCCGCTACCTGCTCTTCACCGACATCGCCTGGTCGGTGCTGGCGGGCGCCGGGCTGGTCGGCGCGGTGAGCGCGGTCGCCGCGAAGGTACGGCTGCCGCAGGGCGGGGGTCGGTTCACCGTCCCGGTCGCGGCGGTGGCCGCGGTGGCGCTCGGGCTGCTCGCGGTCTGGCCGAACCAGACCGGCGTCCGCGCCTACGGCTCGCACGAGTGGACGCACTACCCGAGCGGCGCCAACCCGGGCTACTTCGCCTACCAGGGCGCCGCCGACCTGCTGGCGAAGCGGGCGCGCCCGGGCGAGGGCGTGGTCTACCTCGGCTACAACCCGATCATGCTCAACCTGGGCGTGCCGTACTACCTGGGCTCCAGGGTCGCGCTCGACCAGGTCTTCGTCGCCCGGACCCCGGCCCAGGACGAGAGCTACTACCCGGACTTCTGCCCGTCCCAGGCGGCCTGCCTGGCCAAGGCCCCGGACCGGATCTGGGTGGTCGAGCTGGCGGGCGACAGCGGCGAACCGGCGGCCGAGCGGGCGCAGAAGAAGCTGCTGCACAAGCGGTACCGTGTCAGCACCGAGTACCACCTGGCGCTGGTCAACGTGAGCCTGCTGGTACGCAGGGCCTGA
- a CDS encoding DUF6126 family protein — translation MSTLAHPTEDGSTRTERRVGIRVFIYVIGLHVFAAFVMLLIYFGHRG, via the coding sequence ATGTCCACTCTCGCCCACCCCACCGAGGACGGCAGCACCCGCACGGAGCGCCGCGTGGGCATCCGCGTCTTCATCTACGTCATCGGGCTGCATGTGTTCGCGGCCTTCGTGATGCTGCTCATCTACTTCGGCCACCGGGGCTGA
- a CDS encoding zinc-binding dehydrogenase, translating to MRRVRFYEYGGPEVLKLEDVETPTPGPGQVLVRTEGIGANFVDTMIRRGPSSPAIFHRPLPGKLTGDVVGTVESVGEGVDGALVGQRVAVPVIEDAFADYVLVGPEWLAVVPDGLDLGAASTLPVAAPVALRVLRIGQLAAGETVLVHAASGNIGHLVVQLARILGAGKVIATVGSAAKLDFARSCGADVAVDYSAEDWDEQVRAAAPGGVDVVLDSVGGEVLRRSIALLAPHGRAVVYGVAGGQLLDLPISSIFGLKSVTGFALMAWRAADPKQARADVDEVAGYALDGRLRVAVHARLPLAEAAEAHRILDSRAQLGRVLLVP from the coding sequence AGGACGTCGAGACTCCCACTCCGGGGCCGGGGCAGGTGCTCGTCCGTACCGAGGGGATCGGGGCCAACTTCGTCGACACCATGATCCGCCGGGGGCCTTCGAGTCCGGCGATCTTCCACCGCCCGCTGCCCGGGAAGCTCACCGGTGACGTGGTGGGGACCGTCGAGTCGGTCGGGGAGGGGGTCGACGGAGCGCTGGTGGGGCAGCGGGTGGCCGTTCCGGTGATCGAGGACGCCTTCGCCGACTATGTCCTCGTCGGCCCCGAGTGGCTGGCGGTCGTGCCCGACGGGCTCGACCTCGGCGCGGCCAGCACGCTGCCGGTGGCCGCTCCGGTGGCGCTGCGGGTGCTGCGCATCGGGCAGCTGGCGGCGGGCGAGACCGTGCTCGTCCACGCGGCATCGGGCAACATCGGGCACCTGGTGGTCCAGCTGGCCCGGATCCTCGGCGCGGGCAAGGTGATCGCCACCGTCGGTTCGGCCGCCAAGCTCGACTTCGCCCGCTCGTGCGGGGCGGACGTCGCGGTCGACTACAGCGCGGAGGACTGGGACGAGCAGGTCCGTGCGGCGGCGCCCGGGGGCGTCGACGTGGTGCTCGACTCGGTCGGCGGGGAGGTGCTGCGGCGGAGCATCGCGCTGCTGGCCCCGCACGGGCGGGCGGTGGTGTACGGCGTCGCCGGGGGGCAGCTGCTGGATCTGCCGATCAGCTCCATCTTCGGGCTGAAGTCCGTGACCGGGTTCGCCCTGATGGCCTGGCGGGCGGCCGACCCGAAGCAGGCCCGCGCGGACGTGGACGAGGTGGCCGGGTACGCGCTCGACGGTCGGCTGCGGGTCGCCGTGCACGCGCGGCTGCCGCTCGCCGAGGCCGCCGAGGCGCACCGGATCCTGGACAGTCGGGCCCAGTTGGGCCGGGTCCTGCTGGTGCCCTGA
- a CDS encoding peptidoglycan-binding protein encodes MTGQLCGRCGNALAPEGCPCGWSGSNEETAVIPVVGGPELVRPYFHPDGDDPEQVFDAEIVDAELLDPVDGSRQPRTQQPVPAPQAQAQQTAVLPAYLPAQRSAEPLGSVVVTRPPAGPRTGRGRRAPGRSRSTLLIAAGITVIAAVGVAAALVPQLLGGGPVKVALPQPGVTAPLPTQAAPSAVPSSAATATAAPTASATRLAPVVRHSPSPSGSAPAAPVQVSTRPTPSRSVGAPATSAPPSPSPSASPSATGGGSSGTLALGSSGPAVVTLQQELNSIWGLDATLNVDGVYGEQTKKVVAKFQRWFIPFGAGDPTGVYGPYTQAAMAQQLAIQNGGQ; translated from the coding sequence ATGACCGGTCAGCTGTGCGGCAGGTGCGGCAACGCACTCGCTCCCGAAGGCTGCCCTTGCGGCTGGTCCGGAAGCAACGAGGAGACCGCCGTCATCCCGGTGGTCGGCGGCCCGGAACTGGTGCGCCCCTACTTCCACCCGGACGGCGACGACCCCGAGCAGGTGTTCGACGCCGAGATCGTCGACGCCGAGCTGCTCGACCCCGTGGACGGGTCCCGCCAGCCCCGGACACAGCAGCCGGTACCGGCGCCGCAGGCCCAGGCGCAGCAGACCGCGGTGCTCCCGGCGTACCTCCCGGCGCAGCGCTCGGCCGAGCCGCTCGGCAGCGTGGTGGTCACCCGTCCGCCGGCGGGCCCGCGGACCGGCCGGGGCCGACGGGCGCCCGGACGCAGCCGCAGCACGCTGCTGATCGCCGCGGGCATCACCGTGATCGCCGCGGTCGGCGTGGCCGCCGCGCTGGTACCGCAGCTGCTGGGCGGCGGACCGGTGAAGGTCGCCCTGCCGCAGCCCGGGGTCACCGCGCCGCTGCCGACCCAGGCCGCCCCCAGCGCCGTTCCGAGCAGCGCCGCCACCGCCACCGCCGCCCCGACCGCCTCGGCCACCCGCCTGGCGCCGGTGGTACGGCACTCGCCGTCGCCGAGCGGCAGCGCACCGGCGGCGCCGGTCCAGGTGAGCACCCGGCCGACGCCCAGCCGCTCCGTCGGCGCCCCGGCCACCAGCGCTCCGCCGTCCCCGTCGCCGTCCGCCTCGCCGTCGGCGACCGGCGGCGGCAGCTCCGGCACGCTCGCGCTGGGCTCCAGCGGACCCGCCGTGGTCACGCTGCAACAGGAGCTGAACAGCATCTGGGGCCTGGACGCCACGCTCAACGTGGACGGCGTCTACGGCGAGCAGACCAAGAAGGTCGTCGCCAAGTTCCAGCGGTGGTTCATCCCCTTCGGCGCAGGAGACCCGACCGGGGTGTACGGGCCGTACACCCAGGCGGCGATGGCCCAGCAGCTGGCCATCCAGAACGGCGGCCAGTAA
- a CDS encoding nitroreductase/quinone reductase family protein has translation MSAHNDAVIAEFRSHEGTVGGGFTGVPLLLITSTGARSGRPHTTPVTYRADGDRWLVFASAAGAANHPAWYHNLVAHPEAVIEVGTERVEVTAVVTEGAERDRLFADQVREFPRFAEYQDKTSRVIPVVALERRTG, from the coding sequence ATGAGTGCGCACAACGACGCGGTCATCGCCGAGTTCCGGTCCCACGAGGGCACGGTGGGCGGCGGTTTCACCGGCGTTCCGCTGCTGCTGATCACCAGCACCGGCGCCCGGTCGGGCAGGCCGCACACCACGCCGGTGACCTACCGGGCCGACGGCGACCGCTGGCTGGTCTTCGCCTCCGCCGCGGGCGCGGCGAACCACCCCGCCTGGTACCACAACCTGGTCGCCCACCCGGAGGCCGTGATCGAGGTTGGCACCGAGAGGGTCGAGGTGACGGCGGTCGTCACCGAGGGTGCGGAGCGGGACCGGCTGTTCGCGGACCAGGTCCGGGAGTTCCCCCGCTTCGCCGAGTACCAGGACAAGACCAGCCGGGTCATCCCGGTGGTGGCGCTGGAGCGCCGCACCGGCTGA
- a CDS encoding TMEM165/GDT1 family protein — translation MSITVAAITFGIIFVAELPDKTALASLVLGTRYRASYVFAGIAAAFAVHVALAIAAGSLLSLLPHRWVEGVVGALFLAGALMLLLQKEEEEEEGAVREPSSNGFWRVAGTGFVMVLIAEFGDLTQIATANLAAKYSDPLAVGLGAWLALCAVGGLAVVGGQKLMQYVPLTLITRIAAVVMLVLAGVSIVAAVTG, via the coding sequence GTGAGCATCACCGTCGCCGCGATCACCTTCGGGATCATCTTCGTGGCCGAACTGCCCGACAAGACCGCCCTGGCCAGCCTGGTGCTCGGCACCCGGTACCGGGCGAGCTACGTCTTCGCCGGGATCGCCGCCGCCTTCGCCGTCCATGTCGCCCTGGCCATCGCGGCCGGGAGCCTGCTGTCGCTGCTGCCGCACCGCTGGGTGGAGGGGGTGGTCGGCGCGCTGTTCCTGGCGGGCGCGCTGATGCTGCTGCTCCAGAAGGAGGAGGAAGAGGAGGAGGGCGCCGTCCGGGAGCCCTCCTCCAACGGCTTCTGGCGGGTCGCCGGGACCGGCTTCGTGATGGTGCTGATCGCCGAGTTCGGTGACCTGACCCAGATCGCCACCGCCAACCTGGCCGCCAAGTACTCCGATCCGCTGGCCGTCGGCCTGGGCGCCTGGCTGGCGCTGTGCGCGGTCGGCGGGCTGGCCGTGGTCGGCGGGCAGAAGCTGATGCAGTACGTGCCGCTGACCCTGATCACCCGGATCGCGGCGGTGGTGATGCTGGTGCTGGCGGGTGTCAGCATCGTCGCCGCGGTCACCGGCTGA
- a CDS encoding DUF1697 domain-containing protein: MDRTWIAFLRAVNVGGRKVEMARLRALLDGMGLARVRSHIASGNVFFDAELDTPAARAELVAAVETRLRAEFGFDIPVLLRSTDEVAAALAAAPFDQVELTPETRLSIAFLSGPLTGLTLPLRSAKGYWELLAATEGEAYLVSWRLNGQLGDNPVAALEKAFGVKGTARFFHTTEKILAAARKP, encoded by the coding sequence GTGGACCGGACCTGGATCGCGTTCCTGCGGGCGGTCAACGTCGGCGGGCGCAAGGTCGAGATGGCCCGGCTGCGGGCCCTCCTCGACGGCATGGGGCTGGCCCGCGTCCGCAGCCACATCGCCAGCGGCAACGTGTTCTTCGACGCCGAGCTGGACACCCCGGCCGCGCGGGCGGAACTGGTCGCGGCGGTCGAGACCCGGCTGCGGGCGGAGTTCGGCTTCGACATCCCGGTGCTGCTCCGCAGCACCGACGAGGTGGCGGCGGCGCTCGCGGCGGCACCGTTCGACCAGGTCGAGCTCACCCCGGAGACCCGGCTCAGCATCGCCTTCCTCTCCGGGCCGCTCACCGGCCTGACCCTGCCGCTGCGCTCCGCCAAGGGCTACTGGGAGCTGCTGGCCGCGACCGAGGGCGAGGCGTACCTGGTCTCCTGGCGGCTGAACGGGCAGCTGGGCGACAACCCGGTGGCGGCGCTGGAGAAGGCGTTCGGGGTGAAGGGCACCGCGCGGTTCTTCCACACCACCGAGAAGATCCTGGCGGCGGCCCGCAAGCCCTGA
- a CDS encoding aldo/keto reductase, translating into MEYTSLGRTGLSVSRLCLGTMNFGPLTTETDAHSIMDTALEQGVNFFDTANVYGWGENKGHTEEIVGTWFARGGGRRERTVLATKLYGLMPGPGGEDWPNNGKLSALNIRRACDASLKRLQTDYIDVYQMHHVDRATPWEEIWQAMEVLVAQGKILYVGSSNFAGWHIATAQGAAQRRGFLGLVAEQSLYNLLARTVELEVLPSAQHHGLGVIPWSPLQGGLLGGVLRKAGQQGGRSAKRAEDLSATQREQLQAYEDFCDKLGEEPGTVALAWLLHQPAVTAPIVGPRTPGQLDTALKALDVKLDADALTRLDEIFPGHQTAPEDYAW; encoded by the coding sequence ATGGAGTACACCTCTCTCGGCCGTACCGGCCTGTCCGTGTCCCGGTTGTGCCTCGGCACGATGAACTTCGGTCCACTGACCACCGAGACCGACGCCCACAGCATCATGGACACCGCCCTGGAGCAGGGCGTCAACTTCTTCGACACCGCCAACGTCTACGGCTGGGGGGAGAACAAGGGCCACACCGAGGAGATCGTCGGCACCTGGTTCGCCCGGGGCGGCGGTCGCCGCGAGCGCACCGTCCTCGCCACCAAGCTCTACGGGCTGATGCCCGGCCCCGGCGGCGAGGACTGGCCGAACAACGGCAAGCTCTCCGCGCTGAACATCCGCCGCGCCTGCGACGCCAGCCTGAAGCGTCTGCAGACGGACTACATCGACGTCTACCAGATGCACCACGTGGACCGGGCCACTCCGTGGGAGGAGATCTGGCAGGCCATGGAGGTGCTGGTGGCCCAGGGCAAGATCCTCTACGTGGGCAGCAGCAACTTCGCCGGTTGGCACATCGCCACCGCGCAGGGCGCCGCCCAGCGCCGGGGCTTCCTCGGCCTGGTCGCCGAGCAGTCCCTGTACAACCTGCTGGCCCGCACGGTGGAGCTGGAGGTGCTGCCCTCGGCGCAGCACCACGGCCTCGGCGTGATCCCCTGGTCGCCGCTCCAGGGCGGCCTGCTCGGCGGCGTCCTGCGCAAGGCCGGTCAGCAGGGCGGCCGGAGCGCCAAGCGGGCGGAGGACCTGTCCGCCACGCAGCGCGAGCAGTTGCAGGCGTACGAGGACTTCTGCGACAAGCTCGGCGAGGAGCCCGGCACGGTGGCGCTGGCCTGGCTGCTGCACCAGCCGGCGGTGACCGCGCCGATCGTCGGCCCGCGCACCCCCGGGCAGCTGGACACCGCGCTGAAGGCGCTGGACGTCAAGCTCGACGCGGACGCGCTCACCCGTCTGGATGAGATCTTCCCGGGCCACCAGACGGCACCGGAGGACTACGCCTGGTGA